The Amycolatopsis umgeniensis DNA segment ATCTGCTGGAAGCCGTGCTCGGCAGCGAGACAGTCGCCGCCGAGGCGGGCGCGGCCGCGGAACTGGCCCGGCTGTGCGGGCATCTCCCGCTCGCCCTCCGGATCGCGGCGGCCAACCTCGGGGCGAGCGGCGAACCCGAGATCGCCGAACTCGCCCGCGAGCTGGCCGGCGGCGACCCGCTGGCGGAACTGACCGTCGACGGCGCCGAGGAAAGCGCCGTGACCACGGCGTTCGGCGTCTCGTACCGGGCCCTTCCCGAGGAGCACCGGCGGCTGTTCCGCCGTCTCGCACTCGTCCCCGGCCAGACGTTCACCGCCTCCGCGGCCCAGGCCTTGACCGGCGCGACCCGGGGCAACCAGCAGCTCAAAGCGCTCGCGGCGGCACATCTGATCGAGCGCTACACCCCGGGGCGCTATCGGTTCCACGACCTTCTCCGCAGTTTCGCGGCGGGCCGCACGCTGTCGGAGGACACGAAGCCCGATCGCGACGCCGCGGAGAGGCGGCTCTTCGAGAGCTACCTGACCACCGCCGACGCCGCGGGCCGCGTCCTCATCCCGCACTTCCTGCGCCTGCCGCGTGAAGAACCGGAGGACAAACCCTTCGCCGACACCGACGAGGCGCTGGCCTGGCTCGACGCCGAGTGGCCGAACCTCGCCGCCGCTGTCGAGCACAGCGCCGAAAACGGACCGCCCGAGTTCTCCTGGCATCTCGCCGACGCGCTCCGCGCCTTCTTCCACCAGCGCGGCCATCACGCGGAATGGATCGACACGGCCTCGACGGCGCTCAAGGCCGCCCGCCGCAGCGGCGCCGGACAAGCGCAAGCGGCGATGCACCTGAGCATCGCGCTCGCCTGCGTCAACAGCGGCCGCTACGACGAGGCGCGCGAACACCTCACCAGCGCCCTGCGCGGAGACCTCCTCGAGGGCTGGGACGCCGGTCGCGCGGCCGTGCTCAACAACCTGAGCGCCGTGCACCAGCGCCTCGGCGACCCGCAGGAGGCGATCCGCTGCGGGCTGGAATCCCTGCGGCTGTGCGAAGAGCTGAGCATGCCGGGTATCTCGATGGCGTTGGCGAACCTCGGTTTCCCGTACTGGCAGACGGGTCAGCTCGACGAAGCGCTCGCCAACTTCACCCGCGCCCTCTCCGTCGCCGAGCGGGACGGCGCCCGGTTCAGCGTCGCTGTCCTGCTGGTCGATCTCGGCAACGTGCACCGCGACCTCGGCCTGCTCGACGACGCCTACGACTTCTACACCCGCGCGCTCGCGGCCAACCGCGAACTCGGCTACACCTACGGCGAGGCCACGGCCCTGTCCGGCCGGGCCGTACTCGAAAGCAGGCGAGACCCGGGCGAGCAGAACCGCGCGGACGCCCTCGCAGCGGTCGAACTCACCCGCAAGATCGGCGACCGGGGCACCGAGGCCTGGACGCTCGTCGGGCTCGGCGAGGTCTGCCTACGGCTCGGCCTGCCAGAGGAGGCCGCCGAACACCACCGGCTCGCCTTGTCGATCGCGCGGACGACCAGTTTCTTCTGGTGCGAGGCCGCCGCGCGCACCGGACTCGCGGAAACCCTGCTGGAACTCGGAAAACTTGAAGAAGCCCGGACACACGGCGAGCTGGCGCAGGAACTCGCCGCTCGCTCCGGCTACCGGCTCGTCGAGGAACGCGCGAAGCTCATTCTCGACAAGCTCTAGACGCGCGGCTTCTCGTACGACCTCACGCTGCCCGCGATCGCCGCCATGACCGCCGTCAGGAAGCCGAAAACGCTCGCCAACGCCGTCGCGACGCCATTGCTCTTGTCGAAGCCGAAGATCCACTGGACCTGCGTGCCGAAGGGCGTGCCCCACACCAGCGGAGCCGCCAGGAAGACCGCCACCACATAAAACGCGCAGAGCCCGAACAGCGTCCACGCGCCGGCGATCCTGCGGGCGAAAGTGAATCCCGCCGCGACCACCAGCAACCCCGCGGTGACGATGCCGCCGACCACGTTCTGCAGCACCGGGCCGGACCAGCCCCCTTCGGATCCGCCTGCGTAGACGACGTTGTAGAGCGCGAACCAGACGAGCATGGCCGCGGTGAGCAGCGCCAGGGAGCCGGTGATCACCGCCGCCGTGGCGTTCGCCCTCGGCTTGCCGTACGGCTGCATCCGCACTCCTCACGCTTCCGGCGGCACTTGCCGCCCCTCGAGACCCGCGATCACGGTAGCGAGAGGACGTCGGCGTCGGCCGGTCTTGGCAGCAACCTGCCGTCGTGGTGCAGCCCCACATTCGAATGCGGCCTCCAGACACGTGAGTTCCGTCCCCGGACACGTGAGTTCCGGGTCTGATCACGCGAGTCACGCGTGGCTCAGACGCGTACCTCGTCCACGCGGACCGGGCGGCGTTCGCGACGCGAGACTTCGCAAGCCTCGGCGATGTAGAACGCCTCAAGCGCGTCCGCCGCTCCGCACGGGCTCGGCACACGACGGGCGGCGACGTCGAGGAACGTCTTCAGCTCACTGATGTACGCGGGCCGGAAGCGTTCCATGAACCCGGGATAGGCCGGTCCCGGCAAGGGCTGGACGCCGGGTTCCACCGAGGTCAGCGGTGCACGGTCATCCAGGCCCACCACGGCGTTCCCCGCCGAGCCGAGGACTTCCAGCCGGACGTCGTAGCCCGCGCCGTTGTAGCGCGTCAACGAGACCGCGGCCAGTGTTCCGTCGTCCAGGGTCAGGGTCGCGGCCGCGGTGTCGACGTCACCGGCGTCGACGAAGAACCGCTCGCCCTTGTTCGCCCCGACGGCGTAGACCTCGACGACCTCACGGCCGCTGACGAACCGCACGACGTCGAAGTCGTGCACTCCGCAGTCCCGGAACAGGCCACCGGAATGCGCGACATACTCCGCGGGCGGCGGCGCAGGGTCCAGCGTGGTGGCGCGCAAGGTGTGCAGCCAGCCGAGTTCGCCCGAAGCCACGGCGGCTTGGGCGGCCGCGTAGCCCGCGTCGAACCGGCGCTGGAAACCGATCTGCACCGGCACGTCCGAACCGGAGATCTTGTCGATCACCGCGAGGGTGCCGGGGATGTCGGCGGCGACCGGTTTCTCGCAGAACACCGGGATCCCCGCGTCGACGGCTTTGAGGATCAGCTCCGGATGGGCGTCCGTCGCCGCCGTGACCACCAGTCCGTCCAAAGAGGACGCGAAGAGCGAGGGGATGTCCGCCACCGCTTCGACGCCGAGTTCGGCCGCCGCGGCCTGGGCGCGGCCGGCGTCGACGTCGGCGACCACCACGGACGAGACCTCGTCGAAGCTCTTCAAGGTTTCGGCGTGCGAAGTGCCGATCCGGCCGGTGCCGGCAAGTCCCAACCTCATTCTCGCAACCTTTCTAGAGCGCGGCGGTGGTCGAGCGGACCACCAGCGACGGGTGCAGCAGATGCCGGACCGGTTCGGTACGTTCGCCCCGGACCCGTTCGAGCAGTGCTTCGACGGCCAGCCGGCCCATTTCCGTGCGCGGCTGGTCCACTGTGGTCAGTGAGAGGTGACGCAGCGCGGCCAGTGAGGTGTTGTCATAGCCGACCACGGAGACGTCTTCGGGCACCCGCAGGCCGGCCTCTTCCAACGCGGAGATCGCGCCGACGGCGTTGAAGTCGTTGCCCGCCAGCAAAGCCGTCGGCAACTTCTCTCGCGGGTGGTCACCGAGCAAATCGTGCACGGCCTTCTCCCCGGCGGTGTCGGTGTGCTCGCTGCGCACGATGAGCGGATGCAGCAGATGACGCCGCATGGCCTGCTGGTAACCCCGGCGCCGGGCGGCCGCACCGGCGGCGACCCCACCGTCCAGATGGGCGATCCGCCGGTGCCCCAGCGAAACCAGATGCTCGACGGCGAGCGCGGCGCCCGCCTCGCCGTCGTCGTTCACCGTGTCGACCCCCGGTACGCGCGAGGTGCGCGACACCAGGACGACGGGGCCTTGCGCGGCCGCTTCCTCGATCGCCGACGCCGGGACCACCGGCGACAGCAGGATCACCCCGGCGGGCCGGAAGGACAACAGGCTCTTCAACGCGGCTCGCTCGCGGGCGGGACTGCGGCCGCCGGTGTTGAGGATCAAGTGGAATCCGGCCGCTTCGGCCGCCGCGTCGAGCCCCTCGACGACGTCGGCGAAGAAGGCGTTGCGGAGATCGGAGACCATCACGCCGAGGACGGTCGACGTCCGGCTGGCCAGCGACCTGGCCATCGCGTGCGGCTCGTAGCCCAGGTCGTGCGCCGCGCACAGCACCCGCGTCCGCCGTTCGTCGGAGACGTTCGGCGCGTTCCGCATCACCAGTGACACGAGCGCGCGGGACACCCCCGCTCTCGCGGCGACATCCTCCATCGTCGGTCGCGCCATTCCCGGTTACCCCCAGACTTTCCCAGCCCTTGACTTTACTGTGATGGACGCTACAAGATTAGAGCGCTCTAATCAATAGAGCGCTCCAACCCGATCCCCGTTCCCCGCTCTGGAGGCCGCCGATGACATCCCGGATCCGAATCGCCGCCGCCCCGATCTCCTGGGGCGTATGCGAAGTCCCCGGCTGGGGCCGCGTACTCGACGCGGGGACCGTGCTGGGCGAAATGGCGGAGCTGGGGGTCCGCGCCACCGAACTCGGCCCTCCCGGTTACCTGCCGCGAGACCCTGCGGAGCTGCGCGCGCTGCTCGGCGGGTTCGGGCTCGACCTGGTCGGCGGCTTCCTCGCCGTGGCACTGCACGAGAATCCCGGCGCCGCGCTGGCGGAGGCCGAGGAATCCGCCAAGCTGTTCGCCGCGTGCGGTGGCGACATGCTCGTTCTCGCCGCCGCGACCGGCCTCGACGGCTACGACGACCGGCCGAAGCTGAGCGAAACCGAATGGGCGACGCTGATCGAAACCTCTGGTGAGATCAGGGAAATCGCCGCGCGCCACGGGCTTCGCACCGTGCTGCATCCCCACGTCGGGACGCATGCGGAAACCGAGGAAGAGGTCGAGCGCTTCCTCGCCGATTCCGAGCTCCCGCTGTGCCTGGACACCGGGCACCTCCTGATCGGCGGTACCGATCCGGTCGCCTTGGCCAAACGGTACCCCGAGCGGATCGGTCACCTGCACCTCAAGGACGTCCGCGGCGAACTCGCCGAAGACGTCCGCGCCGGAAGGCTTCCCTACGCCGAAGCCGTCGGCAAGGGTTTGTACGTCCCTCTCGGTGACGGGGACGTCGACATCGAAGCGATGGTCAGGTTCGTCGACGAGGCGGGCTATGACGGGTGGTACGTACTCGAACAGGACACCGCGCTGAGCGAGGGGAGCCCGGAAGATCTGCCGAAGCGGGATGTGACCAGGAGCCTGGCGCATCTCGACGGAATCGTCAGCCGGCTCCCGGCTGCCAGGTAACGGAAGAAGCGAGGAGAGACGACGATGTCCCATCGCTTGAAGGCGGTTCTGGTGGCCGCGGCGGGACTTTTGCTCCTGTCCGCGTGCACCGGGCCGAAAGCCGAGGAGAAACCCACGGCGGCCACGGGTCCGGCGACGAGCGAGCCCAGCGGGCCGCTGCGGGTCGCGGTCATCTCGCACGGCACGGCGGGTGACGCGTTCTGGAACGTGGTCAAGAACGGCGCCGAAGAGGCGGGCAAGCAGCTCGGCGTCCAGGTCGAGTACAACTCCGACGGGGATCCCGGCAACCAGGCCAAGCTGGTCGACAACGCGGTCGCGCAGCGGGTCGGCGGGCTGGTGGTGTCCATGGCGAATCCGGAGGCGCTCAAGACCTCGATCGAGAACGCGGTCCGCGCGGGGATCCCGGTCATCACGATCAACTCCGGTGAGGACAAGAGCGCGGGCTACGGCGCGCTCACCCACGTCGGGCAGAACGAGACCATCGCGGGCGAAGAGGCCGGGAAGAAGTTCAAGGAACTCGGCAAGAAGAAGCTGCTCTGCGTGGTCCACGAGGCGGGCAACGTCGGGCAGGCCCAGCGCTGTGACGGCGCCAAGACCGGCTTCGCGGGTGACGTGCAGACCCTGCAGGTCGACATCAGCAACCCCACCGACGCCGAATCCCGGATCCGGGGCGCGGTGCAGACCGACACCTCCCTCGACGCCGTCCTGACCCTGAATTCGCAGGTCGCCGCGCGAGCGGTGAGCGCGATCAAGGCGGTCGGCTCGCAGGCGCAGGTCGGCACGTTCGACCTCAACACCGACGTGGTCGGCGCGATCAAGGCGGGCGACGTGGTCTTCGCGGTCGATCAGCAGCAGTACGAGCAGGGCTACCTGCCCGTGCAGTTCCTCAAGCTCTACCGGGACAACGCGAACGTCGTCGGCGGCGGGAAGCCGGTGCTCACCGGGCCCGATCTGGTCGACAAATCCACTGTGGACACCGTCGGCAAGTACGTGCAAAGGGGCACGCGATGACAACCACCACCCTCGACGAACGGATCGCGAAACCGCGCCTGCTCGACAGGCTGGTCGTCCGGCCCGAGATCGGCGCGCTGCTCGGCGCGGTCGTCGTCTTCCTGTTCTTCACCCTCGTCACCGACCAGTTCTTCAGCGGCAGCGGCGTGGCGACCTGGCTGGACGACGCCTCGACGCTCGGCATCATGGCGGTCGCCGTCTCCCTGCTGATGATCGGCGGGGAGTTCGACCTCTCGGCGGGCGTGATGACGGCGTCCACCGCGCTCGTCACCGCGACACTGGCGACGCAGGCGGGCTGGAACGTCTGGCTGGCGCTGTTCGCGTCGCTGGTCTTCGCGCTCGCGGTCGGCGCGTTCAACGGCTGGCTGGTGATGCGCACCGGACTGCCCAGCTTCATCGTCACCCTGGGCACGTTCCTGGCACTGCAAGGGCTCAACCTCGGCATCACGCGGTTGGTCACCGGCACCGTCCAGGTCTCCGGGATGCGGTCGACCGACGGTTACGAGTCCGCCGGTTTCGTGTTCGCGTCCACAGTGGACGTCGGCGGGACGGCGTTCCAGATCTCCATCGTCTGGTGGATCGGGTTCGCGGTACTGGCGGCCTGGCTGCTGGTCCGGACCAGGTTCGGCAACTGGATCTTCGCCGTCGGCGGCAACGCGCAGAGTTCCCGCGCGGTCGGGGTCCCGGTGGTGCGCACCAAGATCATGCTGTTCATGACCACCGCGCTCGCCGCGTGGCTGGTCGGCTCGATCAACATCCTGCGGTTCGCCAGTGTCCAGGCGAACCAGGGCATCGGACTGGAGTTCCAGTACATCATCGCGGCCGTGATCGGCGGCTGCCTGCTGACCGGCGGCTTCGGTTCGGCGATCGGCGCCGCGATCGGCGCGCTGATCTTCGGCATGGCACGGCAGGGCATCGTGTTCGCCCGCTGGGACAGCGACTGGTTCATGCTGTTCCTCGGCGTGATGCTGCTGTCCGCGGTCCTGGTCAACAACGCCTTCCGGCGGCGCGCGGAAAGGGTCCGGCGATGAGTCACAGCCAAGCCAAAGAGCTGCTCTCCGTACAGGGTGTCGGCAAGACCTACGGCAGCGTGATCGCGCTGCGCGACGTGTCCACCGTGGTCAACGCGGGCGAGGTGACCTGCGTCCTCGGCGACAACGGCGCCGGCAAGTCCACCCTGATCAAGATCCTCGCCGGGGTGCACCAGCATGACAGGGGCGAGTTCCTGGTCGAGGGCGCGCCGGTCAAGTTCGCCTCGCCGCGTGAGGCGCTCGATCGCGGTATCGCGACGGTGTACCAGGACCTGGCGGTCGTCCCGCTGATGAGCGTGTGGCGGAACTTCTTCCTCGGCTCCGAACCGACGGTCGGCTTCGGCCCGTTCCGGGCGCTGGACCGGAAGAAGGGCCGCGAGACGACCAAGAAGGCGTTGTCCGACATGGGCATCGACCTGCGCGACGTCGAGCAGCCGGTCGGCACGCTGTCCGGTGGTGAGCGGCAGTGCGTCGCCATCGCGCGGGCGGTGCACTTCGGCGCGAAGGTGCTGATCCTCGACGAGCCGACGGCCGCGCTGGGCGTCAAGCAGGCCGGTGTCGTGCTCAAGTACGTCGCGCAGGCCCGTGATCGCGGGCTCGGCGTCGTCCTGATCACGCACAACCCGCATCACGCGTATCCGGTGGCCGATCGCTTCCTGCTGCTCAAGCGGGGCGCGCCGCTCGGCACCTACGAAAAGTCCGAGATCGACCTTCCCGAACTGACCCGGCAGATGGCGGGCGGCGCGGAACTGGAAGCCCTCGAACACGAATTGCGAGCTGTGGAGTCCCCTTCATGACCGCTCTCGAAGCACTGACCGTCGGCAGGGTCGGGGTGGACCTCTACCCCGAGCAGAGCGGCGTGCCGCTGGCCGGGGTCAGCACCTTCGCCAAATCGCTCGGCGGCACCGCGACCAACGTCGCGGTCGCCGCCGCGCGGCTCGGCCGCTCGACCTCGGTACTGACGAAGGTCGGCCCGGACGGATTCGGCGACTACGTCCGTCAGGCGCTGCGGGAGTTCGGCGTGACACCCGATCACGTCGGGACGTCGGCGGGGCTGCAGACACCGGTGGTCTTCTGCGCGCTGAACCCGCCCGCGGATCCTCCGCTGCTGTTCTACCGCTCCCCCATCGCCCCGGATCTGACGCTCACCGAAACCGACGTTCCCTGGGACGTCGTGGAGACGGTGCCGCTCCTGTGGGTCACCGGGACCGGCGTGTCCGTCGAGCCCGCACGAGGCACCCAGCGCAAGATGCTGGAGCGGCGCGGACGCCGGTCGCATACCGTGCTGGACCTCGACTTCCGGCCGATGTTCTGGCCGGACACCGAAACCGCGCGGGAAGAGATCGGCTGGATGCTCGACCACGTCACGGTCGCGGTCGGCAACCGCACCGAGGCGGAGGTCGCCGTGGGGACGGCGGATCCCGACGAGGCCGCGTCGCGGATGCTGGCCAGAGGTGTCGAACTGGCGGTGATCAAGAAGGGCGCCGAAGGTGTTCTGGTGGCCACCGCCGAGGGCCGCTGGACGGTTCCTCCCCAGCGGGTCGAGGTCGTCTGCGGGCTCGGCGCCGGGGACGGGTTCGGCGGCGCGCTGATCCACGGGCTGCTGTCCGGCTGGGATCCGGTGCGCATCGCCGCGTACGCCAACGCCGCGGGCGCGCTCGTCGCCTCCCGGCTGGCCTGCGCCGACGCCATGCCCACCGCCGACGAGATCGAGGAGTTGCTGTGAGCAAGCTGCACCGTCCACTCGGGACGCTTTCGGACGAGCGGGATCCGGTCCGGCTCACCCCGGACTCGGCGGGCTGGACCTACAGCGGGCTGCGGGTGCTTTCGCTGGCCGCCGGGGAGACCAGGATCGTGCGCACCGGCGAGTACGAGGCTTTCGTGCTGCCCTTGGCGGGGGCGTGCACGGTCCGGGTCGACGGGCAGGTCTTCGAGCTCGCGGGGCGGGACTCCGTGTTCACCCGGGTCACGGACTTCGCCTACGTGCCGCGCGACGCGGAAGTCGAGTTGTCGACAGCCGGCGGTATCGAGGTCGCGTTGCCGATGGCGCGCTGCACCCGTCGC contains these protein-coding regions:
- a CDS encoding BTAD domain-containing putative transcriptional regulator; the encoded protein is MEFRVLGAVEAWAGEGQVDLGSPKQRLVLAVLLLEAGKPVPRDRIIDLLWPEEPPASARNTVQALVSRLRAVFRGAGGPEIVSEGTRYLLRVEPRQVDVHRFTELTTQARKADDETAVELFDEALGLWRGEALSDVVSGEIAQRLRGGMNEARWTALEDRAEAQLRLGRGRQVLAELTELVAAHPLRQRFVGQLMLALHREGRTDDALEAFRALRDRLGAELGLDPSPELRKLETAILAADPALEPAAATTKPEPVRPAQLPHDVRGFAGRAAELERLDEATRHAGEGTDIWVISGTAGVGKTALAIRWAHRVRDAFPDGQLYLDLRGFDPDHEPLTPAVALTQLLQALGTAPKAIPPDTDTRAALLRSLLADNKVLLVLDNVRDTGQVLPLLPPSGTVLVTSRQRLGDLIARTGARALPLSVLPAEDARHLLEAVLGSETVAAEAGAAAELARLCGHLPLALRIAAANLGASGEPEIAELARELAGGDPLAELTVDGAEESAVTTAFGVSYRALPEEHRRLFRRLALVPGQTFTASAAQALTGATRGNQQLKALAAAHLIERYTPGRYRFHDLLRSFAAGRTLSEDTKPDRDAAERRLFESYLTTADAAGRVLIPHFLRLPREEPEDKPFADTDEALAWLDAEWPNLAAAVEHSAENGPPEFSWHLADALRAFFHQRGHHAEWIDTASTALKAARRSGAGQAQAAMHLSIALACVNSGRYDEAREHLTSALRGDLLEGWDAGRAAVLNNLSAVHQRLGDPQEAIRCGLESLRLCEELSMPGISMALANLGFPYWQTGQLDEALANFTRALSVAERDGARFSVAVLLVDLGNVHRDLGLLDDAYDFYTRALAANRELGYTYGEATALSGRAVLESRRDPGEQNRADALAAVELTRKIGDRGTEAWTLVGLGEVCLRLGLPEEAAEHHRLALSIARTTSFFWCEAAARTGLAETLLELGKLEEARTHGELAQELAARSGYRLVEERAKLILDKL
- a CDS encoding Gfo/Idh/MocA family protein — translated: MRLGLAGTGRIGTSHAETLKSFDEVSSVVVADVDAGRAQAAAAELGVEAVADIPSLFASSLDGLVVTAATDAHPELILKAVDAGIPVFCEKPVAADIPGTLAVIDKISGSDVPVQIGFQRRFDAGYAAAQAAVASGELGWLHTLRATTLDPAPPPAEYVAHSGGLFRDCGVHDFDVVRFVSGREVVEVYAVGANKGERFFVDAGDVDTAAATLTLDDGTLAAVSLTRYNGAGYDVRLEVLGSAGNAVVGLDDRAPLTSVEPGVQPLPGPAYPGFMERFRPAYISELKTFLDVAARRVPSPCGAADALEAFYIAEACEVSRRERRPVRVDEVRV
- a CDS encoding LacI family DNA-binding transcriptional regulator, giving the protein MARPTMEDVAARAGVSRALVSLVMRNAPNVSDERRTRVLCAAHDLGYEPHAMARSLASRTSTVLGVMVSDLRNAFFADVVEGLDAAAEAAGFHLILNTGGRSPARERAALKSLLSFRPAGVILLSPVVPASAIEEAAAQGPVVLVSRTSRVPGVDTVNDDGEAGAALAVEHLVSLGHRRIAHLDGGVAAGAAARRRGYQQAMRRHLLHPLIVRSEHTDTAGEKAVHDLLGDHPREKLPTALLAGNDFNAVGAISALEEAGLRVPEDVSVVGYDNTSLAALRHLSLTTVDQPRTEMGRLAVEALLERVRGERTEPVRHLLHPSLVVRSTTAAL
- a CDS encoding sugar phosphate isomerase/epimerase family protein; its protein translation is MTSRIRIAAAPISWGVCEVPGWGRVLDAGTVLGEMAELGVRATELGPPGYLPRDPAELRALLGGFGLDLVGGFLAVALHENPGAALAEAEESAKLFAACGGDMLVLAAATGLDGYDDRPKLSETEWATLIETSGEIREIAARHGLRTVLHPHVGTHAETEEEVERFLADSELPLCLDTGHLLIGGTDPVALAKRYPERIGHLHLKDVRGELAEDVRAGRLPYAEAVGKGLYVPLGDGDVDIEAMVRFVDEAGYDGWYVLEQDTALSEGSPEDLPKRDVTRSLAHLDGIVSRLPAAR
- a CDS encoding substrate-binding domain-containing protein codes for the protein MSHRLKAVLVAAAGLLLLSACTGPKAEEKPTAATGPATSEPSGPLRVAVISHGTAGDAFWNVVKNGAEEAGKQLGVQVEYNSDGDPGNQAKLVDNAVAQRVGGLVVSMANPEALKTSIENAVRAGIPVITINSGEDKSAGYGALTHVGQNETIAGEEAGKKFKELGKKKLLCVVHEAGNVGQAQRCDGAKTGFAGDVQTLQVDISNPTDAESRIRGAVQTDTSLDAVLTLNSQVAARAVSAIKAVGSQAQVGTFDLNTDVVGAIKAGDVVFAVDQQQYEQGYLPVQFLKLYRDNANVVGGGKPVLTGPDLVDKSTVDTVGKYVQRGTR
- a CDS encoding ABC transporter permease: MTTTTLDERIAKPRLLDRLVVRPEIGALLGAVVVFLFFTLVTDQFFSGSGVATWLDDASTLGIMAVAVSLLMIGGEFDLSAGVMTASTALVTATLATQAGWNVWLALFASLVFALAVGAFNGWLVMRTGLPSFIVTLGTFLALQGLNLGITRLVTGTVQVSGMRSTDGYESAGFVFASTVDVGGTAFQISIVWWIGFAVLAAWLLVRTRFGNWIFAVGGNAQSSRAVGVPVVRTKIMLFMTTALAAWLVGSINILRFASVQANQGIGLEFQYIIAAVIGGCLLTGGFGSAIGAAIGALIFGMARQGIVFARWDSDWFMLFLGVMLLSAVLVNNAFRRRAERVRR
- a CDS encoding ATP-binding cassette domain-containing protein — protein: MSHSQAKELLSVQGVGKTYGSVIALRDVSTVVNAGEVTCVLGDNGAGKSTLIKILAGVHQHDRGEFLVEGAPVKFASPREALDRGIATVYQDLAVVPLMSVWRNFFLGSEPTVGFGPFRALDRKKGRETTKKALSDMGIDLRDVEQPVGTLSGGERQCVAIARAVHFGAKVLILDEPTAALGVKQAGVVLKYVAQARDRGLGVVLITHNPHHAYPVADRFLLLKRGAPLGTYEKSEIDLPELTRQMAGGAELEALEHELRAVESPS
- the iolC gene encoding 5-dehydro-2-deoxygluconokinase; protein product: MTALEALTVGRVGVDLYPEQSGVPLAGVSTFAKSLGGTATNVAVAAARLGRSTSVLTKVGPDGFGDYVRQALREFGVTPDHVGTSAGLQTPVVFCALNPPADPPLLFYRSPIAPDLTLTETDVPWDVVETVPLLWVTGTGVSVEPARGTQRKMLERRGRRSHTVLDLDFRPMFWPDTETAREEIGWMLDHVTVAVGNRTEAEVAVGTADPDEAASRMLARGVELAVIKKGAEGVLVATAEGRWTVPPQRVEVVCGLGAGDGFGGALIHGLLSGWDPVRIAAYANAAGALVASRLACADAMPTADEIEELL